From the Deinococcus aerius genome, one window contains:
- a CDS encoding O-antigen ligase family protein, whose translation MSRAQADPPTFTPPGWVRGLLALVPVFPPLYLAALACLTRVRTLPPAARRVLLFFAATQLVAALFTPQPLLSLGLAAARTLLILAMVGAGVYLRDSRNLRPLLWGQLVIFATAWGYTLLTQGPQGVQERLGHPYYYVVSLGLVAVVALWIILFWHGGRPGWRLPAGGLALATFLAAGSRGPLLALVVGTLAALALGGQQRRGWVLLPGGLVLALASLTTTLNLPLRPVERLLNEQTSGREQVWREAVAGWRTSPLGGVGPYQGGPYLPSLLKEGCQLTPTLSRNAIACPEALSRWSSVWLIAHNVWLHWLLESGVLGLLGLTAVMGCALWRAALARDPLIISLLFGFTAMNVVDVVTAPPSPHFAELWWAAVGLALVAPRR comes from the coding sequence GTGTCACGGGCCCAGGCTGACCCGCCCACCTTCACGCCCCCGGGGTGGGTCAGGGGGCTCCTCGCGCTCGTCCCGGTCTTTCCCCCCCTGTACCTGGCCGCCCTGGCCTGCCTAACCCGGGTGCGGACCCTGCCGCCCGCCGCCCGCCGCGTGCTGCTCTTCTTCGCGGCCACCCAGCTGGTCGCGGCCCTCTTCACGCCGCAGCCGCTGCTCTCGCTGGGGTTGGCGGCGGCCCGAACCCTGCTCATCCTCGCCATGGTCGGGGCCGGCGTCTACCTGCGGGACAGCCGGAACCTGCGGCCGCTGCTCTGGGGCCAACTGGTCATCTTCGCCACCGCCTGGGGGTACACCCTCCTCACCCAGGGCCCCCAGGGGGTGCAGGAGCGGCTGGGACACCCGTACTACTACGTCGTGTCGCTGGGGCTGGTGGCGGTCGTCGCCCTCTGGATCATCCTGTTCTGGCATGGCGGGCGCCCGGGGTGGCGCCTTCCCGCAGGCGGCCTGGCCCTCGCCACCTTTCTCGCGGCGGGGAGCCGGGGGCCGCTGCTGGCGCTGGTGGTGGGGACGCTGGCGGCCCTCGCCCTCGGGGGCCAGCAGCGGCGCGGGTGGGTCCTGCTGCCGGGCGGCCTGGTCCTGGCGCTGGCGAGCCTCACCACGACGCTCAACCTCCCCCTGCGGCCCGTCGAGCGCCTGCTGAACGAGCAGACGAGTGGGCGCGAGCAGGTCTGGCGCGAGGCCGTGGCCGGGTGGCGGACCAGCCCGCTCGGCGGCGTCGGCCCCTACCAGGGGGGGCCCTACCTCCCCTCCCTCCTGAAGGAGGGCTGCCAGCTCACGCCCACCCTCAGCCGCAACGCCATCGCCTGCCCCGAGGCGCTCAGCCGCTGGTCGAGCGTGTGGCTCATCGCCCACAACGTCTGGCTCCACTGGCTGCTGGAAAGTGGCGTCCTCGGCCTGCTGGGCCTGACCGCCGTGATGGGCTGCGCGCTGTGGCGGGCGGCGCTCGCGCGCGACCCCTTGATCATCAGCCTGCTGTTCGGCTTCACCGCCATGAATGTGGTGGACGTGGTGACGGCGCCCCCCAGCCCACACTTTGCGGAGCTGTGGTGGGCAGCGGTGGGTCTGGCCCTCGTCGCCCCCCGGCGGTGA
- the lpdA gene encoding dihydrolipoyl dehydrogenase yields the protein MDSYDVVVIGGGPAGYVAAIRAAQLGFKTACVDAFERNGKASLGGTCLNVGCIPSKALLDSSERFEMISHEAQEHGIQVDGARVDLTKMLGRKESVVDKLTGGVAFLFRKNKVTSIHGLGRLVRQEEGGWIVDAAGTEIHAGNVIVATGSNPRELAGAPFGEHIVENSGALAFEQVPGRLGIIGAGVIGVELGSVWRRLGAQVTILEALPGFLMAADEAVSKEALKQFQKQGLEFHFGVKITEVQQTDSGVTVTYEEKGNQVTAQFDKLIVSIGRVPNTKGLGAEAVGLELDERGFVKVDGHYRTNLPGVYAIGDVVGGAMLAHKAEEEGVAVAELIAGQAGHVNYDVIPWVIYTSPEIAWAGLTEKQAREKGLKVKAGQFPFSANGRALGHGDPRGFVKVVADADSDKIIGVHMVGPNVSELIGEAVTLMEFGGSAEDLARTVHAHPTLSEVVKEAALAADKRALHM from the coding sequence ATGGACTCCTACGACGTAGTGGTGATTGGGGGCGGCCCGGCGGGGTACGTGGCCGCCATTCGCGCCGCGCAACTCGGCTTCAAGACCGCCTGCGTGGACGCCTTCGAGCGGAACGGCAAGGCCTCGCTGGGCGGCACCTGCCTCAACGTGGGCTGCATTCCCAGCAAGGCGCTGCTCGACTCCAGCGAGCGCTTCGAGATGATTAGCCACGAGGCGCAGGAACACGGCATCCAGGTGGACGGCGCCCGCGTGGACCTGACGAAGATGCTGGGCCGCAAGGAAAGCGTGGTGGACAAGCTCACGGGCGGCGTCGCCTTCCTCTTCCGCAAGAACAAGGTGACGAGCATTCACGGCCTGGGGCGCCTCGTCCGGCAGGAGGAGGGCGGCTGGATCGTGGACGCCGCCGGGACCGAAATTCACGCGGGGAACGTGATCGTGGCGACCGGCAGCAACCCGCGCGAGCTGGCCGGCGCCCCCTTCGGCGAGCACATCGTCGAGAACAGCGGTGCCCTCGCCTTCGAGCAGGTGCCCGGTCGGCTCGGCATCATCGGCGCGGGCGTGATCGGCGTGGAGCTGGGCAGCGTGTGGCGCCGCCTGGGCGCGCAGGTCACCATCCTGGAGGCCCTCCCCGGCTTCCTGATGGCCGCCGACGAGGCCGTGAGCAAGGAGGCCCTCAAGCAGTTCCAGAAGCAGGGCCTGGAGTTCCACTTCGGCGTGAAGATCACGGAAGTGCAGCAGACTGACTCCGGCGTCACCGTCACCTACGAGGAGAAGGGCAATCAGGTCACCGCGCAGTTCGACAAGCTGATCGTCTCCATCGGGCGCGTGCCGAACACGAAGGGGCTGGGGGCCGAGGCGGTCGGCCTGGAACTCGACGAGCGCGGCTTCGTGAAGGTGGACGGGCACTACCGCACCAACCTCCCCGGCGTCTACGCCATCGGTGACGTGGTCGGCGGTGCCATGCTCGCCCACAAGGCCGAGGAGGAGGGCGTGGCGGTCGCCGAGCTGATCGCCGGGCAGGCCGGGCACGTCAACTACGACGTGATCCCCTGGGTGATCTACACCTCCCCCGAGATCGCCTGGGCGGGCCTGACGGAAAAGCAGGCGCGGGAGAAGGGCCTCAAGGTCAAGGCCGGGCAGTTCCCCTTCAGCGCCAACGGGCGCGCGCTGGGCCACGGCGACCCGCGCGGTTTCGTCAAAGTCGTCGCGGATGCCGACAGCGACAAGATCATCGGCGTCCACATGGTCGGCCCCAACGTCTCTGAACTCATCGGCGAGGCGGTCACCCTGATGGAGTTCGGCGGCAGCGCGGAGGACCTCGCCCGCACCGTCCACGCCCACCCCACCCTGAGCGAAGTGGTGAAGGAAGCGGCGCTGGCAGCGGACAAGCGGGCGCTGCATATGTAG
- the gmd gene encoding GDP-mannose 4,6-dehydratase, which yields MTHTSPRKALLTGITGQDGSYLTELLLAKGYEVHGIIRRASSFNTERIDHLYKDSHEEDARMFLHYGDLADSSNLRVLIERIRPDEVYNLGAQSHVKVSYDQAEYTADVTGLGTLRLLEAIRDYRERTGHEVRYYQASSSEMFGAAKPPQGLHTPFHPRSPYAVAKVYAFWQTVNHREAYDLYACNGILFNHESPRRGETFVTRKITRAVGRIKVGLQKKLYLGNLEARRDWGHARDYVEAMWLMLQQDTPRDYCIATGEAYSVREFAERAFGRVGLDYRDYVEIDPRYFRPAEVDYLLGDAEETRRVLGWTPRTSFDQLVEEMVEHDLELARQEKTLINAGHQIALRGIGNQ from the coding sequence ATGACCCACACCTCCCCACGCAAGGCGCTGCTGACCGGAATCACCGGCCAGGACGGTTCATACCTCACGGAGCTGCTGCTCGCCAAGGGCTACGAGGTCCACGGCATCATCCGCCGCGCGAGTTCCTTCAACACCGAGCGGATCGACCACCTGTACAAGGACAGCCACGAGGAAGACGCCCGGATGTTCCTGCACTACGGGGACCTGGCGGACAGCTCCAACCTGCGCGTCCTGATCGAGCGCATCCGGCCCGACGAGGTCTACAACCTGGGGGCGCAGTCCCACGTCAAGGTGAGCTACGACCAGGCCGAGTACACCGCCGACGTGACGGGCCTCGGGACGCTCCGGCTGCTGGAGGCGATCCGCGACTACCGCGAGCGCACCGGGCACGAGGTCCGCTACTACCAGGCGAGCAGCAGTGAAATGTTCGGCGCCGCCAAGCCGCCCCAGGGCCTGCACACGCCCTTCCACCCGCGCAGCCCCTACGCCGTGGCGAAGGTGTACGCCTTCTGGCAGACGGTGAACCACCGCGAGGCCTACGACCTGTACGCCTGCAACGGGATTCTCTTCAACCACGAGAGCCCCAGGCGCGGGGAAACTTTTGTGACCCGCAAGATCACCCGGGCGGTGGGGCGCATCAAGGTCGGGCTCCAGAAGAAGCTGTACCTGGGCAACCTGGAGGCGAGGCGCGACTGGGGCCACGCCCGCGACTACGTCGAGGCGATGTGGCTGATGCTCCAGCAGGACACGCCCCGGGACTACTGCATCGCTACCGGGGAGGCGTACAGCGTGCGCGAGTTCGCCGAGCGGGCCTTCGGGCGGGTGGGGCTGGACTACCGCGACTACGTGGAGATCGACCCCCGCTACTTCCGCCCCGCCGAGGTCGACTACCTGCTGGGCGACGCCGAGGAGACCCGCCGCGTGCTGGGCTGGACGCCGCGTACCAGCTTCGACCAGCTGGTCGAGGAGATGGTCGAGCATGACCTGGAGCTGGCCCGGCAGGAGAAGACCCTGATCAACGCGGGCCACCAGATCGCGCTGCGCGGCATCGGGAACCAGTAG
- a CDS encoding phosphoglucomutase/phosphomannomutase family protein — protein MPIKFGTDGWRDIIAEDFTYANVREVARAHAQALRAGGGQSVVVGYDTRFQGAGFARVVAEVMAGEGLRVLLAREYLPTPALSFAVVHHAAAGGVMITASHNPPQYSGYKIKGAYGGSATPAIVAEIERALQHPEVYRGPAGSIGPLDIRGAYYAQLDRQLDLETLRGYRGTVIHDAMGGAGCGWLTGYARHAGLNLDLRELHGRPDPLFHGVNPEPIPQSLGELMGLLANETGTALGVVTDGDADRVGAVTAGGRFFNSHQIFAVLLRHLHGRGVRGRVVKTVSGSRVIELLAERLGLSLLETPVGFKYITDAFLEGQADEALAVLMAGEESGGLASRGHIPERDGLLNSLLMVEAMAASGKSLDELFAAIEAEVDFRHHYDRGDLHLGAGFDKNALLREAQGYREIAGHVVEGVKTIDGVKLLLSGGASAMFRASGTEPVVRVYVEAQTPEAVRAILDEATRRVLALDVGQPV, from the coding sequence ATGCCCATCAAATTCGGAACGGACGGCTGGCGGGACATCATCGCCGAGGACTTCACCTACGCGAACGTCCGGGAGGTCGCGCGGGCCCACGCGCAGGCGTTGCGGGCGGGCGGGGGGCAGTCCGTGGTCGTGGGCTACGATACCCGCTTCCAGGGGGCGGGCTTCGCGCGGGTGGTCGCGGAGGTCATGGCGGGGGAGGGCCTGCGGGTCCTGCTCGCCCGGGAGTACCTGCCCACCCCGGCCCTGTCCTTCGCGGTGGTGCACCACGCGGCGGCGGGCGGCGTGATGATCACCGCCTCGCACAACCCGCCCCAGTACAGCGGGTACAAGATCAAGGGGGCGTACGGGGGCAGCGCGACCCCGGCCATCGTCGCCGAGATTGAACGGGCGCTCCAACACCCGGAGGTGTATCGCGGTCCCGCCGGGAGCATCGGGCCGCTGGACATCCGGGGGGCGTACTACGCGCAACTGGACCGGCAACTCGACCTGGAGACGCTGCGGGGCTACCGGGGAACGGTCATCCACGACGCGATGGGCGGGGCGGGGTGCGGCTGGCTGACGGGCTACGCGCGGCACGCGGGGCTGAACCTCGACCTGCGCGAGCTGCACGGGCGGCCCGATCCCCTCTTCCACGGGGTCAACCCCGAGCCGATTCCGCAGAGCCTGGGCGAACTGATGGGCCTGCTGGCGAACGAGACGGGAACGGCTCTGGGTGTGGTGACCGACGGGGACGCCGACCGGGTGGGGGCAGTCACGGCGGGCGGTCGGTTCTTCAACAGCCACCAGATTTTCGCGGTGCTGCTGCGGCATCTCCACGGGCGCGGGGTGCGCGGGCGGGTGGTCAAAACCGTGTCGGGCAGCCGGGTGATCGAGCTGCTCGCGGAGCGGCTGGGGCTCAGCCTGCTGGAGACGCCGGTGGGCTTTAAGTACATCACCGACGCTTTTTTAGAAGGGCAGGCGGACGAGGCTCTGGCCGTCCTGATGGCGGGTGAGGAGTCGGGCGGGCTGGCCTCGCGCGGGCACATTCCTGAGCGGGACGGCCTCTTGAACAGCCTGCTGATGGTTGAGGCGATGGCGGCGAGCGGGAAGAGCCTGGACGAGCTGTTCGCCGCCATCGAGGCGGAGGTGGACTTCCGGCACCACTATGACCGGGGCGACCTGCACCTGGGCGCGGGGTTCGACAAGAACGCGCTGCTGAGGGAGGCGCAGGGCTACCGGGAGATTGCGGGCCATGTGGTGGAGGGCGTGAAGACCATCGACGGTGTCAAGCTGCTGCTCTCGGGCGGCGCCTCCGCTATGTTCCGCGCCTCGGGAACGGAGCCGGTCGTGCGGGTCTACGTCGAGGCGCAGACGCCGGAGGCCGTGCGGGCCATCCTCGACGAGGCGACGCGGCGGGTCCTCGCGCTCGATGTGGGGCAGCCGGTCTAA
- a CDS encoding GDP-L-fucose synthase family protein: MDKHSKIYVAGHRGMVGSAVVRRLQTEGYRNIVTRTSRELDLRNQAAVNDFFAEERPEIVVLAAAKVGGILANSTYPAQFLYDNLIIAANVIHAAHENGVTKLLNLGSSCIYPRMAPQPLQETALLTGPLEETNRAYAVAKIAAIELCDHYRTQYGDDFISAMPTNLYGPGDNFDLQGSHVLPALMRKMVEAKERRAPQVEVWGSGRPMREFLYADDLADACLFLLRHVSVPGPINVGTGQDLSIRELAELIRDVVGYEGELVFDPSKPDGTPRKLLDVSRLAALGWTARTGLREGIEKTLAWYLQARREASAELRS; the protein is encoded by the coding sequence GTGGACAAGCACTCGAAAATCTACGTTGCCGGGCACCGGGGCATGGTGGGGAGCGCGGTGGTGCGCCGCCTCCAGACCGAGGGGTACCGCAATATCGTCACCCGGACGAGCCGGGAACTCGACCTGCGGAACCAGGCGGCGGTGAACGACTTCTTCGCCGAGGAGCGGCCCGAGATCGTGGTCCTCGCCGCAGCCAAGGTGGGCGGGATTCTCGCCAACAGCACCTACCCGGCGCAGTTCCTGTACGACAACCTGATCATCGCGGCGAACGTGATTCACGCGGCGCACGAGAACGGCGTGACCAAGCTCCTCAACCTGGGGTCGAGCTGCATCTACCCGCGGATGGCGCCGCAGCCGCTGCAAGAAACCGCGCTGCTGACCGGACCGTTGGAGGAGACGAACCGGGCCTACGCGGTCGCCAAGATCGCGGCCATCGAGCTGTGCGACCACTACCGCACCCAGTACGGGGACGACTTCATCAGCGCGATGCCGACCAACCTCTACGGGCCGGGGGACAACTTCGACCTTCAGGGCTCGCATGTCCTGCCCGCCCTGATGCGGAAGATGGTCGAGGCCAAGGAGAGGCGGGCCCCGCAGGTGGAGGTCTGGGGCAGCGGCAGGCCCATGCGTGAGTTCCTGTACGCGGACGACCTCGCCGACGCCTGCCTCTTCCTGCTGCGGCATGTGTCGGTGCCCGGTCCCATCAATGTGGGCACGGGCCAGGACCTCAGCATCCGGGAACTGGCCGAACTCATCCGCGACGTGGTGGGGTACGAGGGCGAACTCGTCTTCGACCCCAGCAAGCCCGACGGCACGCCGCGCAAGCTGCTTGACGTGTCCCGGCTCGCCGCGCTGGGCTGGACCGCTCGAACGGGCCTGCGCGAGGGCATCGAGAAGACGCTGGCCTGGTACCTGCAGGCGCGCCGGGAAGCGTCCGCGGAACTCAGGAGCTGA